From Rhododendron vialii isolate Sample 1 chromosome 10a, ASM3025357v1, the proteins below share one genomic window:
- the LOC131302559 gene encoding uncharacterized protein LOC131302559 isoform X1, with protein MPLSKQNLNRSKFEILAFWGFHSLRLLVVEYDVETYFPQIIEVISSFFDTSEKMRMEEKQQERKNAATGNVFKHKEGRRGTDCLFNTTWNTSLERKKLQKQIVGLRVKGVPYLTILGQLQAQTL; from the exons ATGCCTCTATCCAAACAAAATCTCAATCGGTCAAAGTTCGAGATTCTTGCATTTTGGGGATTTCACTCCTTGAG GTTGTTGGTTGTTGAGTATGATGTCGAAACATACTTCCCACAAATCATTGAAGTTATCTCAAGCTTCTTCGACACAAGTGAAAAGATGAGGATGGAAGAAAAGCAACAGGAAAGAAAGAACGCAGCAACAGGTAATGTGTTCAAGCACAAAGAAGGACGAAGGGGAACAGACTGCTTATTCAATACAACTTGGAACACAA GTTTGGAACGTAAGAAATTGCAGAAGCAGATTGTTGGGTTGCGAGTAAAGGGTGTGCCATACTTGACAATACTTGGTCAATTACAAGCTCAAACTCTGTAG
- the LOC131302560 gene encoding uncharacterized protein LOC131302560, with product MQDAVAVDGDGDGEGGGKRSRPSSSDLQEIEEEEMAAVEEMREKQRREKKMREIRERKMWELWGMSEINFWKMYLMWKKLEEETGETELREMIETEMRKTETETETETETETREMETLRATEMEKCLCLLGRGPEGKKGPVLYLFNLLDLLDERESKIGDDKVDEDENGKRQRRPGMQVITPAESVRRPEYYNTSVVVGSVLYALGGMLEDPENEQDDPENEQEWAFHNQVFLFDTNHTQEGWIKGPDMLNARCSCKAVAVESKIYVFGGNNEMVEDKNSTTRPWAEFLDPEKNKWEPLPALPDDSLMHDLVYNPVVYGCLGEGKKIILSCCRYIYHVDTQTWEEFRPPEQMRNFTSNLTSVGNILYWTTFGHFYSLDMKTRDVDSGLVQYYNISKFEEQFLNEPTLLHLEGDFFCFITPKDLPEGRTKVCCTKFQVSRQGWFKASVVCCNTCIIDCPVDINWRNAFVLNGKLGAEHSEGSSAF from the exons ATGCAGGACGCAGTCGCAGTTGACGGAGATGGCGATGGCGAGGGAGGGGGGAAAAGATCTAGGCCATCCAGCTCCGATTTGCAGGAGATTGAAGAGGAGGAGATGGCGGCCGTAGAGGAGATGAGGGAGAAgcagaggagggagaagaagatgagggaGATTAGGGAGAGGAAGATGTGGGAGCTGTGGGGGATGAGCGAAATAaacttttggaagatgtatcTTATGTGGAAGAAGTTGGAGGAGGAGACGGGGGAGACGGAGTTAAGGGAGATGATTGAGACGGAGATGAGGAAGACGGAGACGGAGACGGAGACGGAGACGGAGACGGAGACGAGGGAGATGGAGACGTTGAGGGCGACGGAGATGGAGAAATGTCTCTGCCTTCTCGGGCGTGGGCCCGAAGGGAAGAAGGGGCCGGTGTTGTACTTGTTCAACTTGTTAGACTTGttagatgagagagaaagtaagATCGGAGATGACAAAGTGGATGAGGATGAGAACGGAAAGCGGCAGCGGCGGCCTGGAATGCAGGTTATTACTCCAGCGGAGTCGGTAAGACGACCGGAATATTATAACACGTCTGTCGTCGTTGGCTCGGTTTTATACGCCCTTGGTGGTATGCTTGAAGATCCTGAGAATGAACAAGATGACCCTGAAAACGAACAGGAATGGGCATTCCATAACCAGGTATTCCTTTTTGATACCAATCATACCCAAGAGGGCTGGATTAAGGGCCCCGATATGCTTAACGCCAGATGTAGTTGTAAAGCCGTGGCTGTTGAAAGTAAGATCTATGTTTTTGGGGGAAATAATGAGATGGTGGAAGATAAAAATTCTACCACCCGCCCATGGGCTGAGTTTCTCGACCCTGAAAAAAACAAATGGGAGCCTCTACCAGCACTCCCTGATGATAGTCTCATGCACGATTTAGTTTATAACCCTGTCGTTTATGGCTGTCTTGGGGAAGGAAAGAAGATAATCTTGAGTTGCTGCCGGTATATTTACCATGTGGATACCCAAACTTGGGAAGAATTCCGCCCCCCAGAGCAGATGCGCAACTTTACTAGCAATTTGACCAGTGTTGGCAACATCCTGTACTGGACAACTTTTGGACATTTCTACTCCTTAGATATGAAGACCCGGGATGTAGATTCTGGACTTGTTCAGTATTATAACATTTCAAAATTCGAAGAACAATTTCTTAATGAACCAACTTTGCTTCATTTGGAGGGTGACTTCTTCTGCTTTATCACCCCCAAAGATCTCCCCGAAGGTCGTACCAAAGTTTGCTGCACCAAGTTTCAAGTTTCGCGCCAAGGTTGGTTCAAGGCTTCCGTTGTATGTTGCAATACTTGCATCATTGATTGTCCAGTAGACATCAATTGGCGCAATGCCTTTGTCTT GAATGGGAAGTTGGGGGCAGAGCATTCGGAAGGATCATCTGCCTTTTAG
- the LOC131302559 gene encoding uncharacterized protein LOC131302559 isoform X2, whose product MPLSKQNLNRSKFEILAFWGFHSLSFFDTSEKMRMEEKQQERKNAATGNVFKHKEGRRGTDCLFNTTWNTSLERKKLQKQIVGLRVKGVPYLTILGQLQAQTL is encoded by the exons ATGCCTCTATCCAAACAAAATCTCAATCGGTCAAAGTTCGAGATTCTTGCATTTTGGGGATTTCACTCCTTGAG CTTCTTCGACACAAGTGAAAAGATGAGGATGGAAGAAAAGCAACAGGAAAGAAAGAACGCAGCAACAGGTAATGTGTTCAAGCACAAAGAAGGACGAAGGGGAACAGACTGCTTATTCAATACAACTTGGAACACAA GTTTGGAACGTAAGAAATTGCAGAAGCAGATTGTTGGGTTGCGAGTAAAGGGTGTGCCATACTTGACAATACTTGGTCAATTACAAGCTCAAACTCTGTAG